The Corynebacterium qintianiae genome has a window encoding:
- a CDS encoding LpqB family beta-propeller domain-containing protein, whose amino-acid sequence MRTRNSRASRVMSLAVALTTSALLTSCASLPTDSAPQVIRKFDAPTQAISDITPAPDSDPDLLLRDFFAASAVPASNYEGARSFLTEQARQAWDPNASTIVVDRISMNTLADGGATQSFNVQGNVIGELRPGGAFVPARQGYEATMEVERVDGQWRISSLPAGSVIERTELRNRYQPYNLYFYDRSGEELVPDRRWVYAGRDSLETALITLLLHGPSERVRSALKFDLPAEAAYTGIEDGAYTFTGLSTLGEEERLRFASQLVWTLAGAGINGPIAIEADGDPLVPGVESFNRDDFAASSPLVESVGDSSFYTLANGRLFSVADETAQPMDGRVAEQGNIVAADVSNSGNYAIVTGAEGDQTFRAGAFDQGAKEVLQADTFTRPTFESNDSGIWVVADGRRVTRSVRSASGDFTTSEVPVDLPEGVDGSISVLRLSSTGVRVVMVIEGTVYTGIVEQYGNGERKVVNVLEYAPDLAGSVISADWQPDGSIVVGTSNPGSPVVRVEQDGSGTTGKPIGNITAPVVAVASGVGMVYATDANAILQMPAGANDVSNWREVPGLQGVRSVPIVAR is encoded by the coding sequence ATGCGCACGCGGAACAGTAGGGCAAGTCGGGTGATGTCGCTGGCGGTAGCGCTGACGACCTCAGCACTGCTCACCTCGTGCGCATCGCTGCCAACCGATTCCGCCCCCCAAGTAATCCGCAAGTTCGACGCGCCCACCCAGGCGATCTCGGACATCACCCCGGCTCCGGACAGTGACCCGGACCTGTTGCTGCGAGACTTTTTCGCCGCCTCCGCGGTGCCCGCATCCAACTACGAGGGCGCCAGGAGCTTTTTGACGGAGCAGGCGCGCCAGGCGTGGGACCCCAATGCCTCGACGATAGTGGTGGACCGCATCAGCATGAACACGCTTGCCGACGGCGGGGCCACCCAGAGCTTCAACGTTCAAGGCAACGTCATCGGGGAGCTGCGGCCGGGCGGTGCGTTCGTGCCCGCGCGACAGGGATACGAGGCCACGATGGAGGTGGAGCGGGTTGACGGCCAGTGGCGCATCTCTTCGCTCCCTGCCGGATCAGTGATCGAGCGTACGGAGCTGCGGAACAGGTATCAGCCGTACAACCTGTACTTCTACGACCGCAGCGGCGAGGAGCTGGTTCCTGACCGCCGGTGGGTGTACGCGGGTCGAGACTCGTTGGAGACCGCGTTGATCACGCTGTTGCTCCACGGCCCGTCGGAGCGCGTCCGCTCGGCCCTGAAGTTCGACCTCCCGGCGGAAGCGGCCTATACAGGAATCGAGGACGGTGCCTACACGTTCACGGGGCTGAGCACTCTGGGAGAGGAGGAACGCTTGCGCTTCGCCTCCCAGCTGGTGTGGACGCTGGCTGGGGCAGGCATCAACGGCCCGATCGCTATCGAGGCGGACGGCGACCCGCTCGTGCCGGGGGTGGAGAGTTTCAACCGGGACGATTTCGCAGCGAGCAGCCCGTTGGTGGAGTCGGTGGGTGATTCCAGCTTTTACACTCTCGCGAACGGGCGGTTGTTCTCCGTGGCGGACGAGACGGCGCAACCGATGGACGGCCGCGTGGCCGAGCAGGGGAACATTGTCGCGGCGGATGTCAGTAATTCGGGCAACTACGCGATTGTGACGGGCGCGGAGGGTGACCAGACTTTCCGGGCCGGCGCGTTCGACCAGGGGGCGAAAGAAGTTCTCCAGGCGGACACCTTCACTCGCCCCACTTTCGAGAGCAACGATTCAGGAATCTGGGTTGTGGCCGACGGGCGGCGCGTCACCCGCTCGGTGCGCTCCGCCTCAGGCGACTTCACGACGTCGGAGGTCCCCGTCGACTTGCCGGAAGGGGTCGACGGAAGTATTTCAGTCCTGCGCCTGTCGAGCACTGGCGTTCGTGTCGTCATGGTCATCGAAGGCACGGTCTACACCGGCATCGTCGAGCAGTACGGCAACGGAGAGCGCAAGGTGGTCAACGTGCTGGAGTACGCCCCCGATTTGGCGGGCAGCGTGATTTCGGCGGACTGGCAGCCCGACGGTTCCATCGTCGTGGGCACGAGCAACCCGGGCTCGCCGGTGGTTCGGGTGGAGCAGGATGGCTCGGGCACGACCGGCAAACCGATCGGCAACATCACGGCGCCCGTTGTAGCAGTCGCCTCTGGTGTGGGCATGGTCTATGCGACCGACGCGAACGCGATCCTGCAGATGCCGGCGGGAGCAAACGACGTTTCTAACTGGCGTGAGGTCCCCGGCCTCCAGGGTGTGCGGTCCGTGCCCATCGTGGCCCGGTAA
- a CDS encoding ComF family protein, which yields MLELILPRRCAGCGEAGLMLCARCVRQLAGVPFRVTSPVDTLVPVFSMGPYAGAHRGIVLAMKERGNLAVRAYAGSLLDAALAHLEARGEIPEGAGLVPAPTRAASARARGGDPVEAVCRNAGRTTHAVLRLSHAARDQSELSAADRRANLAGRVQCTGVPPGSVVVVDDVVTTGSTLHASVAKLLALGADVRACVTLCAA from the coding sequence ATGCTGGAACTGATCCTCCCCCGCAGGTGCGCCGGGTGCGGTGAGGCGGGATTGATGCTCTGCGCCCGCTGTGTACGGCAGCTCGCCGGCGTGCCCTTCCGGGTCACCTCTCCTGTTGACACCCTGGTACCGGTGTTCTCCATGGGCCCGTACGCGGGTGCGCACCGCGGGATCGTCCTCGCCATGAAGGAGCGGGGCAACCTCGCCGTCCGGGCGTACGCTGGCTCGCTTCTCGACGCCGCCCTGGCGCATCTTGAGGCCCGCGGCGAGATCCCGGAGGGGGCGGGGCTGGTGCCGGCGCCGACCCGGGCGGCGTCCGCACGCGCCCGCGGCGGCGACCCAGTGGAGGCGGTGTGCAGGAACGCGGGACGCACGACGCACGCTGTTCTCCGCCTGTCGCACGCGGCCCGCGACCAGTCGGAGCTCAGCGCGGCAGACCGGCGCGCCAACCTGGCGGGTCGTGTGCAGTGCACAGGTGTGCCGCCGGGGAGTGTCGTGGTGGTGGACGATGTGGTGACGACGGGGTCGACGTTGCACGCGAGCGTCGCAAAGCTTCTTGCGCTGGGTGCGGATGTCCGCGCCTGCGTCACACTCTGCGCAGCTTGA
- the hpf gene encoding ribosome hibernation-promoting factor, HPF/YfiA family: MTSAEHNDVLSPEAQVTITGRNVEVPEHFQDRVNAKLAKIEKLDPTLNFFHVELKHEPNPRREAQAQRIQITATGKGHLARAEAKEDSFYAALESAVGKLERSLRKVKVRREISRSGHRAPKSAGQIAAELEAEAREARATEGGQFEVDPYADKIEDAQPGQVVRRKEHPATPKSVDDALSEMELVGHDFYLFIDSETNRPSVVYRRHAFDYGLISLVETEETE, translated from the coding sequence ATGACCTCTGCAGAGCACAACGACGTTTTGAGCCCGGAGGCCCAGGTGACCATCACCGGCCGCAACGTCGAGGTCCCTGAGCACTTCCAGGATCGCGTCAACGCCAAGCTGGCCAAGATCGAGAAGCTTGACCCGACGCTGAACTTCTTCCACGTGGAGCTCAAGCACGAGCCGAACCCGCGCCGCGAGGCACAGGCGCAGCGCATCCAGATCACCGCCACCGGCAAGGGCCACCTCGCCCGCGCCGAGGCGAAAGAGGATAGCTTCTACGCCGCACTGGAGTCCGCCGTCGGCAAGCTGGAGCGTTCCCTGCGCAAGGTGAAGGTCCGCCGCGAAATTTCGCGTTCCGGCCACCGGGCGCCGAAGTCCGCAGGCCAGATCGCCGCGGAGCTCGAGGCCGAGGCTCGCGAGGCGCGCGCCACCGAGGGAGGCCAGTTCGAAGTCGACCCGTACGCAGATAAAATTGAGGACGCACAGCCGGGCCAGGTCGTGCGCCGCAAGGAGCACCCCGCCACTCCCAAGAGCGTAGACGACGCCCTCTCCGAAATGGAGCTTGTCGGTCACGACTTCTACCTGTTCATCGACTCCGAGACCAACCGCCCGTCCGTGGTATACCGCCGCCACGCCTTTGACTACGGTTTGATCTCCCTCGTCGAGACCGAAGAGACCGAGTAA
- the secA gene encoding preprotein translocase subunit SecA, whose amino-acid sequence MFGLSKLLRAGEGRTVKRLSKMADQVIALEDDYANLSDAELKAKTAEFRKLLADGSSLDDILLDAFATAREASWRVLGQKHYKVQVMGGAALHFGSVAEMKTGEGKTLTSVLPAYLNGLSGKGVHIVTVNDYLAKRDAEMMGRVHHFLGLEVGVILSEMRPPERKKAYSADITYGTNNELGFDYLRDNMTRSTADMVQRGHNFAIVDEVDSILIDEARTPLIISGPVDGSSQFFSVFAQLAPRMREGVHYEVDKRKRTIGVTEEGVEYVEDQLGIDNLYAPEHSQLVSYLNNAIKAKELFERDKDYIIRKGEVLIVDSFTGRVLAGRRYNEGMHQAIEAKENVEIKNENQTLATVTLQNYFRLYDKLAGMTGTAETEAAELHQIYGLDVVAIPPNKPNQRVDRDDLVYKTQEAKFAAVADDIAEHVENGQPVLVGTTSVERSEYLSQLLTRKGVKHNVLNAKHHEEEGRIIAEAGLPGKVTVSTNMAGRGTDIVLGGNPEVLLDARLQEQGLDPFEDEERYQEAWNEQLPKARERSKQLGDEVRDAGGLYVIGTERHESRRIDNQLRGRSGRQGDPGETRFYLSMRDELMVRFVGQSMENMMNRLNVPDNVPIEAKMVSNAIKGAQSQVENQNFEMRKNVLKYDEVLNEQRKVVYRERQEILGAKDIKEQVRRMITDTVGAYVDGATAEGYVEDWDLEELWSALDSLYGPTVSPQELIDGSEYGRPGELSAVQLREALVEDAQSQYDKLEDNVSAIGGEAQMRNVERMVILPIIDAKWREHLYEMDYLKEGIGLRAMAQRDPLVEYQKEGGDMFHAMEEAVQEETVRQLFMMRKQFEQQPGSETASV is encoded by the coding sequence GTGTTTGGACTTTCCAAGCTTCTCCGCGCCGGAGAAGGCCGCACTGTCAAGCGCCTCAGCAAGATGGCCGACCAGGTCATCGCGCTGGAGGACGACTACGCCAACCTCAGCGACGCTGAACTGAAGGCCAAAACGGCGGAGTTCCGCAAGCTCCTGGCGGACGGCTCGAGCTTGGACGACATTCTCCTCGACGCTTTCGCGACGGCCCGCGAGGCGTCGTGGCGCGTCCTGGGGCAGAAGCACTACAAAGTTCAGGTCATGGGTGGCGCGGCGTTGCACTTCGGCTCTGTCGCCGAGATGAAGACCGGTGAGGGCAAAACTCTGACCTCGGTTCTTCCGGCGTACCTCAACGGGCTGTCGGGCAAGGGCGTCCACATCGTCACCGTCAACGATTACCTAGCGAAGCGCGACGCCGAGATGATGGGTCGCGTCCACCACTTCCTTGGCCTCGAGGTGGGCGTCATTCTTTCCGAGATGCGACCGCCCGAACGCAAGAAGGCGTACTCAGCCGACATCACCTACGGCACCAACAACGAGCTCGGCTTCGACTACCTGCGCGACAACATGACCCGCTCCACGGCGGACATGGTGCAGCGGGGCCACAACTTCGCCATCGTGGACGAGGTCGACTCGATTCTTATCGACGAAGCCCGCACCCCGCTCATCATCTCCGGCCCCGTGGACGGTTCCAGCCAGTTCTTCAGCGTGTTCGCGCAGCTCGCCCCGCGCATGCGCGAGGGCGTCCACTACGAAGTGGACAAGCGCAAGCGCACCATCGGAGTCACCGAGGAAGGCGTGGAGTATGTCGAGGATCAGCTCGGTATCGACAACCTCTACGCCCCCGAGCATTCCCAGCTGGTGTCCTACCTGAATAACGCCATCAAGGCGAAGGAGCTCTTCGAGCGCGACAAGGACTACATCATCCGCAAGGGTGAGGTGCTCATCGTGGACAGTTTCACGGGTCGCGTTCTCGCCGGCCGCCGCTACAACGAGGGCATGCACCAGGCCATCGAGGCCAAGGAGAACGTGGAGATCAAGAACGAGAACCAGACTCTGGCGACCGTGACTCTGCAGAACTACTTCCGCCTCTACGACAAGCTCGCGGGCATGACGGGTACCGCGGAGACGGAGGCGGCCGAGCTGCACCAGATTTACGGCCTCGACGTGGTGGCGATCCCGCCGAACAAGCCGAACCAGCGCGTCGACCGCGACGACTTGGTGTACAAGACCCAGGAGGCGAAGTTCGCCGCCGTAGCGGATGACATCGCGGAACATGTCGAGAACGGTCAGCCGGTGCTGGTGGGCACCACCTCTGTCGAGCGTTCCGAGTACCTCTCGCAGCTGCTGACCCGCAAAGGGGTCAAGCACAACGTGCTCAACGCGAAGCACCACGAGGAGGAGGGGCGCATCATCGCCGAGGCGGGCCTGCCCGGCAAGGTGACGGTGTCCACTAACATGGCCGGCCGCGGCACGGACATCGTGCTCGGTGGCAACCCCGAGGTGTTGCTCGACGCACGGTTGCAGGAGCAGGGCCTTGACCCCTTCGAGGACGAGGAGCGCTACCAGGAGGCGTGGAACGAGCAGCTCCCGAAGGCGCGCGAGCGCTCCAAGCAGCTCGGTGACGAAGTCCGCGACGCGGGCGGCCTCTACGTCATCGGCACCGAGCGCCACGAGTCCCGCCGCATCGACAACCAGCTCCGAGGCCGTTCCGGCCGCCAGGGCGACCCGGGCGAGACCCGCTTCTACCTCTCCATGCGCGACGAGTTGATGGTCCGCTTCGTCGGACAGTCAATGGAGAACATGATGAATCGCCTGAACGTGCCCGACAACGTGCCGATCGAGGCGAAGATGGTCTCCAACGCCATCAAGGGCGCACAGAGCCAGGTGGAAAACCAGAACTTCGAGATGCGCAAGAACGTGCTGAAGTACGACGAGGTCCTCAACGAGCAGCGCAAGGTGGTTTACCGTGAGCGCCAAGAGATCCTCGGCGCGAAGGACATCAAAGAGCAGGTCCGCCGCATGATCACAGACACCGTCGGCGCGTACGTCGACGGCGCGACTGCGGAGGGGTACGTGGAGGACTGGGACCTCGAGGAGCTGTGGAGCGCGCTCGATTCGCTGTACGGCCCGACCGTCTCCCCGCAGGAGTTAATCGACGGGTCGGAGTACGGCCGCCCCGGTGAGCTGTCTGCCGTCCAGCTCCGCGAGGCACTCGTCGAGGACGCCCAGTCGCAGTACGACAAGCTCGAGGACAACGTGTCCGCAATCGGCGGAGAGGCGCAGATGCGCAACGTTGAGCGCATGGTGATCCTCCCGATCATCGACGCGAAATGGCGCGAGCACCTCTACGAGATGGATTACCTCAAGGAGGGCATCGGCCTGCGTGCGATGGCGCAGCGCGACCCGCTGGTGGAGTACCAGAAGGAGGGTGGCGACATGTTCCACGCGATGGAGGAGGCCGTCCAAGAGGAGACGGTCCGCCAGCTATTCATGATGCGCAAACAGTTCGAGCAGCAGCCTGGTTCGGAGACCGCCTCGGTCTAG
- a CDS encoding HAD-IA family hydrolase has translation MQGLIIDYAGVLDTDAEDQRRWRELIDTVKETGIKTAILSNADGDGREAENIREWEFRGDVDAVILSGEVGAEKPERAAFQAAADAMDLPLIDCVVIDDDIMNVRGAVENGMIGILHTAFERTAVEIQSLFDIEDEF, from the coding sequence ATGCAGGGACTCATCATCGACTACGCCGGAGTTCTCGACACCGATGCGGAAGATCAGCGCCGCTGGCGTGAGTTGATCGACACGGTTAAGGAGACCGGCATCAAGACGGCGATCCTCTCCAACGCGGACGGCGACGGGCGAGAGGCGGAGAACATCCGCGAGTGGGAGTTCCGCGGCGATGTCGACGCCGTCATTCTTTCCGGCGAGGTCGGCGCGGAAAAGCCCGAGCGTGCGGCGTTCCAGGCGGCAGCGGATGCCATGGATCTGCCCCTGATCGACTGCGTGGTGATCGACGACGACATCATGAACGTGCGCGGGGCGGTGGAAAACGGGATGATCGGTATTCTGCACACCGCGTTCGAGCGCACCGCAGTCGAAATTCAGTCATTGTTCGACATCGAGGACGAATTCTAG
- a CDS encoding DUF6912 family protein, with amino-acid sequence MRVYIPATFSMLASLKDNGVLHARNGWGFAATPQLSEFYTSGDQEEIEAIAFDDAALASIRLLAIGGEEQFPHRRVVVSADVDATGEPDMGESVVRVSGPVELKDVAALHVDVAEAEEATAKAIEQIDAADLGDEDAELAVGDAQDNYMAFYDPSELPFLIELL; translated from the coding sequence GTGCGCGTCTACATCCCGGCGACGTTCTCCATGCTCGCGTCGCTCAAGGACAATGGCGTCCTCCACGCGCGCAACGGGTGGGGTTTCGCTGCGACTCCGCAGTTGTCGGAGTTCTATACCTCCGGAGATCAGGAAGAAATCGAGGCGATAGCGTTCGATGACGCCGCATTGGCGTCGATACGCTTGCTCGCGATCGGGGGTGAGGAGCAGTTCCCGCACCGCCGGGTGGTTGTCTCCGCGGACGTGGACGCGACGGGGGAGCCAGACATGGGAGAGTCCGTGGTCCGGGTTTCCGGCCCCGTCGAGCTCAAGGATGTCGCGGCGCTGCACGTTGATGTCGCGGAGGCAGAGGAAGCGACCGCCAAGGCGATCGAGCAGATTGACGCCGCCGATTTGGGGGATGAGGACGCCGAGTTGGCCGTGGGCGATGCCCAGGACAATTACATGGCCTTCTACGATCCCAGCGAATTACCGTTCCTCATCGAGCTGCTTTAG
- the rsgA gene encoding ribosome small subunit-dependent GTPase A — protein MARGFSDYDESDVRVRPGKGSRPRSKDRPSHDDAVSGMVVTKDRGRWGVVVGDTGAVVQCMRARELKKVSVEVGDRVGVVGDTSGRKDTLGRIVKREERDSVLRRTADDTDPFERIIVANAELLLIVSAVADPPPRTGFVERALIAAFVGNVTPVVCLTKSDLADPAIFRAELEDLNVDVLEVGIDDDIELLKKRLTGRLSALIGHSGVGKSTLVNRIVPDANRETGVVSGVGKGRHTSTQSVALELPGGGWIIDTPGIRSFGLAHVSPDEIVGVFPELAAAAENCPRGCSHLGPPADPECAWDNLEENSPVGRRAQAVRRLLEALRSNNEWELKQLDEER, from the coding sequence GTGGCGAGGGGATTTTCCGACTACGATGAGTCTGACGTGCGCGTCCGCCCGGGGAAAGGCTCGCGGCCGCGCTCCAAGGACCGACCCAGCCACGACGACGCCGTGTCGGGGATGGTGGTGACGAAGGACCGCGGCCGCTGGGGGGTCGTTGTCGGCGACACGGGTGCCGTGGTGCAGTGCATGCGCGCCCGCGAACTGAAAAAGGTTTCCGTCGAAGTGGGAGACCGCGTGGGCGTGGTCGGCGACACCAGCGGAAGAAAGGACACGCTGGGGCGAATTGTGAAACGCGAGGAACGCGATTCCGTGCTGCGGCGTACCGCGGACGACACGGACCCCTTCGAGCGCATCATCGTGGCAAATGCGGAACTGCTGCTCATCGTCAGCGCCGTCGCCGATCCCCCACCACGGACGGGCTTCGTCGAGCGCGCCCTCATCGCCGCGTTCGTGGGCAACGTCACCCCGGTAGTCTGCCTGACTAAGTCAGACTTGGCCGATCCCGCGATATTCCGCGCCGAGCTGGAAGATCTAAACGTCGACGTGCTCGAAGTCGGAATCGACGACGACATCGAGCTTCTGAAAAAGCGGCTCACCGGCCGCCTGTCCGCGCTCATCGGGCACTCGGGCGTGGGCAAGTCAACCCTGGTAAACCGGATCGTGCCGGACGCGAACCGCGAGACCGGCGTGGTCTCCGGCGTAGGCAAGGGACGGCACACCTCCACTCAGTCGGTGGCCCTCGAGCTTCCCGGCGGCGGCTGGATCATCGACACTCCAGGCATCCGGTCCTTCGGCCTCGCGCACGTTTCCCCCGACGAGATCGTCGGCGTCTTCCCCGAACTCGCCGCAGCCGCCGAGAACTGCCCGCGCGGCTGCAGCCACCTCGGCCCGCCCGCCGACCCGGAATGCGCGTGGGACAACCTCGAGGAGAACTCCCCCGTCGGGCGCCGCGCCCAAGCCGTGAGGCGCTTGCTGGAGGCGCTTCGCTCGAACAACGAGTGGGAGCTAAAGCAGCTCGATGAGGAACGGTAA
- the aroA gene encoding 3-phosphoshikimate 1-carboxyvinyltransferase, translated as MVCMTELWPAPFSATPITHTQVVPGSKSLTNRAYILAALAQGPSTIVGALRSRDTDLMQAALASMGVGFHSAGEAIAVTPGKLRGAVVDCGLAGTVMRFLPAVAAFAEGDVLFDGDQRARQRPITTILDALRELGVDIAGDALPFAVRGTGSARGGTVEIDASGSSQFVSGLLLAAARFDDGLTITHTGGTLPSMPHIEMTLDMLEAAGVTVEASGHTWRVAPQPIRGHRWVIEPDLSNATPFLAAAAVTGGVVSVPHWPIETTQPGDVIRDILERMGCEVVLHADGTGHTLRVSGPSRSNLRGIRLDMSDIGELAPTVAALAACATTTSELTGIAHLRGHETDRLKALTDEINKLGGHCEELEDGLRVHPARLHGGVWHSYEDHRMATAGAIIGLTTEGVSVENISTTAKTLPGFEDMWAQMAEA; from the coding sequence ATGGTGTGCATGACTGAACTGTGGCCAGCGCCGTTTTCCGCGACCCCGATCACCCACACACAGGTGGTGCCGGGGTCGAAATCGTTGACTAACCGCGCCTACATTCTGGCCGCGCTGGCCCAGGGGCCGTCGACAATCGTGGGTGCCCTGCGCTCCCGTGACACCGACTTGATGCAGGCGGCGCTGGCATCCATGGGTGTGGGTTTCCACAGCGCGGGTGAGGCCATCGCCGTCACTCCGGGCAAGCTGCGCGGCGCCGTGGTGGACTGCGGGCTAGCGGGCACAGTGATGCGGTTCCTGCCCGCCGTCGCCGCCTTCGCCGAGGGCGACGTGCTTTTCGACGGTGACCAGCGCGCCCGCCAGCGGCCCATTACGACGATTCTCGATGCCCTGCGCGAGCTCGGCGTCGACATCGCAGGCGACGCCCTGCCGTTCGCCGTCCGCGGCACTGGCAGCGCGAGGGGCGGCACCGTGGAGATCGACGCCTCCGGTTCCTCCCAGTTCGTCTCCGGCCTACTGCTCGCGGCAGCGCGCTTCGACGACGGGCTAACCATCACCCACACCGGCGGCACCCTGCCGTCGATGCCGCACATCGAGATGACCCTGGACATGCTCGAAGCAGCGGGCGTGACGGTGGAGGCCTCCGGCCACACATGGCGTGTCGCGCCGCAGCCGATCCGCGGGCACCGGTGGGTAATAGAGCCGGACCTGTCGAACGCCACCCCGTTCCTCGCCGCCGCGGCCGTCACCGGCGGCGTGGTCAGTGTCCCCCACTGGCCCATCGAGACGACTCAGCCCGGTGACGTGATCCGCGACATCTTGGAGCGCATGGGGTGCGAAGTCGTGCTCCACGCCGACGGAACCGGCCACACCCTGCGCGTGAGCGGGCCGTCGAGAAGCAATCTGCGCGGCATCCGGCTGGACATGAGCGATATCGGCGAGCTCGCCCCCACCGTCGCCGCCCTCGCCGCTTGCGCGACGACGACCTCCGAGCTGACCGGCATCGCACACCTGCGAGGCCACGAGACGGACCGGCTCAAGGCGCTGACGGACGAGATCAACAAGCTCGGCGGTCACTGCGAGGAACTCGAGGACGGGCTGCGCGTCCACCCGGCGCGCCTGCACGGGGGCGTGTGGCACTCCTACGAGGACCACCGCATGGCGACGGCTGGGGCGATCATCGGCCTGACGACCGAGGGCGTGTCGGTGGAAAACATTTCGACCACCGCGAAAACCCTGCCCGGGTTCGAGGACATGTGGGCGCAGATGGCGGAGGCGTAG
- a CDS encoding SOS response-associated peptidase, whose product MCGRFVLFTTGDDLLNEIGALPGVTTVEAPDGTPPPRYNVAPTQQVPLIRFVGEAGETAALDSARWGLLPSWKKDDSGPPLFNARGETVAEKPSFRSAFKARRGLMVLDGYYEWKDKQPYFVTPSEGLLYAAALWETGLDRLSTTMVTTDSVGETMTWLHNRLPLFLTRDDIEQWVAGTSEEALELVHPSRIAGDLSYRPVVKEVGNVRNDYAELIDEV is encoded by the coding sequence ATGTGCGGACGATTCGTTCTATTCACCACCGGCGACGACCTCCTCAATGAAATCGGCGCTCTGCCAGGAGTCACAACCGTCGAGGCGCCCGACGGCACCCCGCCGCCGCGCTACAACGTGGCGCCGACTCAGCAGGTGCCGCTGATTCGCTTCGTTGGTGAGGCGGGTGAAACTGCTGCGCTTGATTCGGCACGCTGGGGTTTGCTGCCCAGCTGGAAGAAGGACGACTCCGGACCGCCGCTGTTCAATGCCCGCGGCGAAACCGTGGCGGAGAAGCCGTCGTTCCGCTCGGCGTTCAAGGCGCGCCGGGGCCTGATGGTGCTGGACGGATACTACGAGTGGAAAGACAAGCAGCCGTACTTTGTCACCCCATCTGAGGGGTTGCTGTACGCGGCGGCGCTGTGGGAGACCGGTCTGGACAGGCTCTCCACCACGATGGTGACCACGGACTCGGTCGGTGAGACGATGACGTGGCTGCACAACCGGCTTCCCCTGTTCCTGACCCGCGACGACATCGAGCAGTGGGTTGCGGGCACATCCGAGGAAGCGTTGGAGCTGGTTCACCCCTCACGCATTGCGGGGGACCTGTCGTACCGGCCCGTGGTGAAAGAGGTGGGCAACGTGCGCAACGATTACGCGGAGCTCATCGACGAAGTTTAA
- a CDS encoding AAA family ATPase → MMAKNFIITKEHRRFTEFANAVRKERTIGICHGDAGIGKTQSARRYAHWDTVEPFITEWGPRTEDDAKFYATANRCRTVFYTPEVLPRPKVLMHEIAHLQTRLGICIDEHQRSIGKVTGAYSGHTNRWVELLIIDEAERLAPTALELLRDEHDRYHLAIILIGMPGIDQRFRHYPQLYSRLGFSHRYRALGRDELLFVLDRHWKRLGRTLDPDDFTDAQAIAAIERITRGNFRLLERLFPQIARVLKINQLETITDDVIEVAASILVIGN, encoded by the coding sequence ATGATGGCCAAGAACTTCATCATCACCAAGGAACATCGCCGGTTCACCGAATTCGCCAACGCGGTACGCAAAGAACGCACCATCGGCATCTGTCACGGCGACGCCGGGATCGGCAAGACTCAGTCGGCACGCCGATATGCCCACTGGGACACCGTGGAACCGTTCATCACCGAATGGGGGCCGCGAACCGAAGACGACGCCAAGTTCTACGCAACTGCGAACCGGTGCCGGACCGTGTTCTACACCCCCGAGGTGCTCCCCAGGCCCAAAGTGCTCATGCATGAGATCGCACACCTGCAGACAAGGCTCGGCATCTGCATCGACGAACACCAGCGCAGCATCGGCAAGGTCACCGGCGCCTACTCAGGTCATACCAACAGGTGGGTCGAGTTGCTCATCATCGATGAGGCCGAACGACTGGCCCCGACCGCACTCGAACTTCTCCGGGATGAGCACGACCGCTACCACTTGGCGATCATCCTCATTGGCATGCCTGGCATCGACCAGCGGTTTCGCCACTACCCGCAGCTCTACAGCCGTCTCGGATTTTCGCACCGATACCGGGCACTAGGACGCGATGAACTGCTCTTCGTCCTCGATCGCCATTGGAAACGCCTCGGCCGCACCCTTGACCCGGACGACTTCACCGACGCTCAAGCTATCGCCGCGATCGAACGCATCACCCGGGGCAACTTCCGCCTCCTCGAACGCCTCTTCCCTCAGATCGCCCGAGTGCTTAAGATCAACCAACTCGAGACCATCACCGACGATGTCATCGAAGTCGCCGCCAGCATCCTCGTGATCGGAAACTAA